The sequence below is a genomic window from Nicotiana tomentosiformis chromosome 6, ASM39032v3, whole genome shotgun sequence.
AACTCCTTTGCATCATTCACATATTGTAGACTGTCAGCCAAATTCTTTGAGAGTGAGTTCATAATCCACGATGTCATCATATCATCGCATCGTGCCCATTGATCATAGGTCGCTTCTCCAGCATTTGGTTTCTTACACTTTTCTGTAATGAATCTGACTTTATTTTTCATGGAGAGAGCTCTAAGAATGCCTCTCCTCCAGGATCTATGGACGGTGCTGTCAAATACCACTGGTACCAGTACAGTCCCAGCACTTTCCGATGGTGTATATATAGCAGGTTGGTCGAATCCAAAATTATGGTGGTATCCTTAGTATCCTTGTCTCCAGCCatgaattgaagaagaaaatatcAGAAATTTGAGTTAGTTGACGATTGAGAGTATGCGAACCAGTGATTCCCAAACGAAACGAAATTATGAATTGAGAACTTCCGATTTGTGATTTCAAATCAGGTGAAaacaacaaagaaaagaagagaagacaAACTGGATGTAGATCGGAAATTATGAGctgagctctgataccatgtcgaAGTTGAAGATTAGAATCATCGAAGTATCTCCATTTATGAACCAAGTCAACAATTGAATTTGAATATTTACATGTGGTTGTTTCAGCTATCTCTTTATAAGTAGAGCAACTGAAGATTTTGGTTGTGGTTCCTGCCATCAGCATCTCCACTGTTGCAAGCTTGCATCTCTTCACACTGACCATGGACATTTGCAGCAGATCCTGTATTTCTTTCCTTTATAAACTTAAAGTCTTGTGAAAATACATGTAGCCTAAGCACTTTTCCTTGATATGCCCCAATTTTTTGCAGTAGTTACAATACAATTTAGATCTATTAGGGGAAACAGTAGGTTTATACGATTTCTATCCTGTAGTGTTGCCTTGTGGAGTATAATTGGTTCTAAATTTGTGGTTTCCTGGTCCATTCACATTCAAAGAAGTGGATTCCATGACTAGACAATTTCTTGGCCTAACTTCTCTATGTTTCTCCTCCTCAATGAGAATGGAAAAGGCATGTGCAATGCTAGGCAGGGGATTCATCATTAGAATGCTTCCCCTAACGACTGTATAGACTTCATTGAATCCCATTAGAAATTGAATTAACCTTCGATCTTGCTCTGCCTTGTGCATATTTGCTTTGGCACCACAGGTGCATTGACAACCACATTGTGCGTGTGCATTCAAGGTATTGAGCTCCTCCCagagcttctttatttttgtgtAGTATCCAGTTATATCTAGGGTTACTTGATTTAGGTCATTGATTTCCTTTTGTAATTGGTAAAGTTTTTCCCCATTCGTTAGATCGTACCTGTCCTCAAGCTCTTGCCATAACTCCT
It includes:
- the LOC138894335 gene encoding uncharacterized protein; this encodes MARDKDTQDTTTILDSTNPLYMHPSESTGTVLVPVAFNGTSHRSWRSSILRALSMKNKVRFITGKYKKPNAREATYDQWARCDDMVTSWILNSLLKDLADSLQYVNDAKELWQELEDRYDLTNGEKLYQLQKEINDLNQVTLDITGYYTKIKKLWEELNTLNAHAQCGCQCTCGAKANMHKAEQDRRLIQFLMGFNEVYTVVRGSILMMNPLPSIAHAFSILIEEEKHREVRPRNCLVMESTSLNVNGPGNHKFRTNYTPQGNTTG